Proteins from a genomic interval of Mesobacillus sp. S13:
- a CDS encoding GNAT family N-acetyltransferase, producing the protein MEGTINIESICADDWEEVRAIYLEGIATGHATFQKEAPSWEEWDLGHNAECRIIARLDGAVVGWAAVSPVSSRSVYAGVGEVSVYVSQNYNGKGMGSLLLRSLIEKSEQSGFWTLQSSIFPENIGSLKLHINHGFREVGRRERIGKMDGVWRDTILLERRKLS; encoded by the coding sequence ATGGAAGGTACTATTAACATTGAATCAATATGTGCAGATGATTGGGAAGAAGTGAGGGCTATCTACCTTGAAGGGATTGCTACCGGACATGCAACTTTCCAAAAGGAAGCTCCTTCATGGGAAGAATGGGATCTTGGCCATAATGCGGAGTGTCGGATTATTGCGCGATTAGATGGAGCTGTTGTGGGATGGGCTGCGGTAAGTCCGGTATCCAGCAGGAGTGTGTACGCAGGTGTTGGGGAAGTGAGTGTGTATGTTAGCCAAAATTATAATGGAAAAGGGATGGGCAGCCTACTGTTAAGGTCATTGATCGAAAAAAGTGAGCAGAGTGGGTTTTGGACTTTGCAGTCTAGTATATTCCCTGAAAACATAGGCAGTCTTAAATTACATATAAACCATGGTTTTCGCGAGGTAGGGCGGCGGGAGCGTATTGGCAAAATGGATGGTGTATGGCGGGATACAATTTTACTGGAAAGAAGGAAACTCTCTTAA
- a CDS encoding SurA N-terminal domain-containing protein, whose protein sequence is MMKRILTGMILLSIAVLVLGACSNDSSKENTEKKNKEDVVATVDGQGISKQQYEKELEATKATYEQQGMPVDQMDDKQKEELEKSVLDQMINAELLLQTAEKDGISIEDKEIDAELEKIKGNFEDEKKFEEALKKNEMTEKELKNQLKKQMTVNKYLDSKIGKVEVTDKEIQARYDQYKELAKAQEQEPEELEKIKPQLEQQVISEKENAKISKLVEDLRKENEDKIKITKA, encoded by the coding sequence ATGATGAAACGTATTTTAACAGGTATGATCTTATTGAGCATTGCAGTTCTTGTGCTTGGCGCATGCAGCAATGATAGCTCAAAAGAGAATACTGAGAAAAAAAATAAAGAAGATGTGGTTGCGACAGTAGATGGACAAGGCATTTCAAAGCAACAATACGAGAAAGAGCTTGAGGCTACAAAAGCAACTTACGAACAGCAGGGCATGCCGGTTGATCAAATGGATGACAAGCAGAAAGAAGAACTTGAAAAATCGGTTCTTGACCAAATGATCAATGCAGAGCTGCTTCTCCAGACAGCAGAGAAGGATGGCATCTCGATTGAAGATAAAGAAATCGATGCAGAACTGGAAAAAATCAAAGGCAACTTCGAAGACGAAAAAAAGTTTGAAGAAGCATTGAAAAAGAATGAAATGACAGAAAAAGAACTAAAGAACCAGCTTAAAAAGCAAATGACCGTCAACAAATACCTGGACAGCAAGATTGGCAAGGTAGAAGTAACAGACAAAGAAATCCAGGCCAGATATGACCAATATAAAGAGTTAGCAAAAGCCCAAGAGCAAGAGCCTGAAGAATTAGAGAAAATCAAACCACAGCTCGAGCAGCAGGTTATCTCTGAAAAAGAAAATGCGAAAATCAGCAAGCTGGTAGAAGATCTTCGCAAAGAGAATGAAGACAAGATTAAGATCACTAAGGCGTAA
- a CDS encoding methyl-accepting chemotaxis protein — translation MILKFTTKFSSFTLGTRLLLLFSTLLMISVVTVGVSSYIKAKNMAVETVEHRLLREAQLIGFIAENLKFVYISDDDYFRQQLEVNVRSQQKKLKDDGIASDFFYISEGEAAPFNVSKKSEYTFSDSQIKSIQKSRNGVFHSAFNGQDYTIAFNEMKEINGIYVIVIPTSTYMEPVNEMAFFTIIVILISLLASTILISLFVKKLTKPLNELRNTMKKVRDGHLQSAADIDTSIPEINSLQKSYNSMIEQMMQMVTELTATTKELGNTGNELKDSSQSSLASSQQLVAAIHLVKTGAQQTAASSETSVRSFTEMKDMIEDMVMNMDSVFSSSEAMNASALHGEKTLRELISMIHSFEKDFNQLANTVHQVKDYSLSITKLVGMVKAIADQTKLLALNASIEAARAGEAGKGFVVVANEVGSLAEQSAKTAEEITKAIGKMEKITIGATAEFDEMHTKIITNLSMAGSSQSSFDELMDGISAVSTKLHSVQGELKNLENTLPQLAEGADSFLSVSQETLASAEEMLLASETQVGQMETTDQIGMKLNNLASSLAEITNQFRLGSKA, via the coding sequence ATGATTTTGAAGTTCACAACCAAGTTTTCCTCTTTCACGCTAGGCACACGCTTGCTGCTCTTATTCTCCACCCTTCTGATGATTTCGGTTGTCACTGTCGGAGTCAGCTCCTACATAAAAGCAAAGAATATGGCTGTCGAAACGGTCGAACATCGCCTTCTAAGGGAAGCACAATTAATAGGATTCATAGCCGAGAATCTGAAATTTGTCTATATTAGTGATGATGATTATTTCAGGCAGCAGTTGGAAGTCAATGTCCGCTCACAGCAGAAAAAGCTAAAAGATGATGGAATTGCTTCTGATTTCTTCTATATTAGTGAAGGAGAAGCTGCTCCCTTCAATGTAAGCAAGAAGTCAGAGTATACCTTTTCTGACAGCCAAATTAAGTCCATCCAAAAGTCCAGGAACGGGGTGTTCCATTCCGCATTCAATGGACAAGACTATACAATTGCTTTTAATGAAATGAAAGAAATCAATGGGATTTATGTCATCGTGATCCCAACCAGTACATATATGGAACCCGTTAATGAAATGGCTTTTTTTACAATCATCGTCATCTTGATCAGTCTATTAGCTTCAACGATTTTGATCAGCCTGTTTGTCAAAAAACTGACGAAGCCATTGAACGAGCTTAGAAACACAATGAAGAAGGTCCGCGATGGCCATTTGCAAAGTGCTGCTGATATAGATACCTCTATTCCCGAAATCAACTCCCTTCAAAAAAGCTACAACAGCATGATTGAGCAGATGATGCAAATGGTGACCGAACTGACAGCCACGACAAAAGAGTTAGGAAATACCGGCAATGAGCTCAAGGATTCTTCTCAAAGTTCACTGGCGAGCAGCCAGCAGCTTGTCGCAGCCATACATCTTGTCAAAACCGGAGCACAACAAACTGCCGCAAGCTCAGAGACAAGCGTTCGAAGTTTTACAGAAATGAAAGATATGATTGAAGACATGGTAATGAATATGGACAGTGTGTTCAGCAGCTCAGAAGCAATGAATGCCTCCGCTCTGCATGGTGAAAAAACACTGCGTGAACTAATCTCAATGATTCATTCATTTGAAAAGGACTTCAATCAATTAGCCAATACAGTCCATCAAGTGAAAGACTATTCGTTATCGATCACCAAACTTGTTGGCATGGTAAAAGCAATTGCCGACCAGACTAAACTGCTCGCACTCAATGCCTCGATTGAAGCAGCCCGCGCAGGTGAAGCCGGCAAAGGTTTTGTGGTTGTCGCTAATGAAGTCGGCAGCCTTGCCGAACAATCAGCAAAAACCGCCGAGGAAATCACTAAGGCTATCGGTAAGATGGAGAAAATTACGATTGGGGCAACAGCAGAATTTGATGAGATGCATACGAAAATCATAACCAATCTATCAATGGCAGGCAGCTCACAATCGTCCTTCGACGAACTGATGGACGGGATTTCTGCCGTGAGCACCAAGCTTCACTCTGTGCAAGGAGAGCTAAAAAACCTTGAGAACACCCTGCCGCAGTTAGCAGAGGGAGCCGATAGCTTCCTGTCCGTCTCACAGGAAACCCTGGCAAGCGCAGAAGAAATGCTTCTGGCAAGTGAGACTCAGGTTGGCCAGATGGAAACCACCGATCAAATCGGAATGAAGCTGAATAACCTCGCCAGTTCATTAGCCGAGATTACCAACCAGTTCAGACTTGGAAGTAAAGCCTGA